Proteins encoded within one genomic window of Cyanobacteria bacterium GSL.Bin1:
- the larC gene encoding nickel pincer cofactor biosynthesis protein LarC, whose amino-acid sequence MTKIVYFDCPTGIAGDMCLGALVDAGVPIDYLQSQLQQLDISEEYELSTYSLSHNGQVATKVEVQLRTTTPPHRHLPDIETLIQNAKLPPPVETWSLAVFKQLALAEAAVHGVSPHEVHFHEVGATDAIIDIVGTCLGLYWLDVDAIYCSALPTGGGSVKAAHGRLPVPVPAVVKLWETRQVPVYSNGIQKELVTPTGAALVVTLSQKFGNAPAMTVQKVGLGAGTARLPLPNILRLWLGETTTAENLETVAVLETQIDDLSPQVLAYSQELLFSVGALDVFTQGITMKKSRLGTLVTVVCPVDKIPECEAILFQETTTLGIRRQIQNRTALQREMQAVSTPYGEIPVKVAFLQEKVMNVQPEYEVCVKIAQQYQVPLKAVQESAIAAYDQQK is encoded by the coding sequence ATGACAAAAATTGTCTATTTTGACTGTCCAACCGGCATTGCTGGGGATATGTGTTTAGGGGCGTTAGTGGATGCCGGTGTTCCCATCGACTATCTCCAATCTCAATTACAACAGTTGGACATTAGTGAAGAGTATGAGTTATCCACTTATTCTCTCTCCCATAATGGGCAAGTCGCAACAAAAGTTGAAGTTCAGCTAAGAACAACTACGCCGCCGCATCGCCATCTCCCCGACATTGAAACCCTGATTCAAAACGCCAAGCTTCCCCCGCCAGTTGAAACATGGAGTTTAGCCGTTTTCAAACAACTGGCTCTTGCTGAAGCGGCTGTACATGGGGTATCGCCTCATGAGGTGCATTTCCATGAAGTGGGGGCAACCGATGCCATTATTGATATTGTTGGCACTTGCTTAGGCTTATATTGGCTGGATGTAGACGCCATTTACTGTTCTGCCCTCCCCACGGGCGGCGGCAGCGTCAAAGCCGCCCACGGGCGTTTACCCGTGCCGGTTCCTGCCGTGGTTAAATTATGGGAGACGCGACAAGTTCCTGTATATAGCAATGGCATTCAGAAAGAATTAGTCACTCCTACCGGCGCAGCGTTAGTCGTGACTCTCAGTCAAAAATTTGGTAATGCCCCAGCGATGACGGTGCAAAAAGTGGGTTTAGGGGCAGGAACTGCCCGTTTACCCCTTCCCAATATTCTCCGTTTATGGCTCGGAGAAACAACCACAGCGGAAAATTTAGAAACCGTTGCTGTCTTAGAAACCCAAATTGACGATCTCTCGCCACAAGTTTTAGCCTACTCTCAAGAATTACTATTTAGCGTTGGGGCGTTAGATGTCTTCACTCAAGGGATTACAATGAAAAAATCTCGCTTAGGAACCTTAGTTACTGTTGTTTGTCCGGTGGATAAAATTCCTGAGTGCGAAGCGATTTTGTTTCAGGAAACGACCACCCTTGGCATTCGTCGGCAAATTCAAAATCGCACTGCCCTCCAACGAGAAATGCAAGCTGTAAGCACACCCTATGGTGAAATTCCGGTTAAAGTTGCTTTCTTACAGGAGAAAGTAATGAACGTCCAGCCCGAATACGAAGTCTGTGTGAAAATCGCTCAACAGTATCAAGTGCCCTTAAAAGCCGTTCAAGAAAGCGCGATCGCTGCTTATGATCAGCAAAAATAA